In the Leptospira sp. WS4.C2 genome, one interval contains:
- the nuoK gene encoding NADH-quinone oxidoreductase subunit NuoK: MNQLVNGIPISYILGLAGILFSIGVLGVLIRRNIVIIFMSVELILNSVNLVFVTFSKALSHISGETIVFFVMAIAAAEAAVGLALVIAIFRHKKSTNVDELQSMRW, encoded by the coding sequence ATGAACCAACTCGTAAACGGCATCCCCATTTCCTACATTCTCGGACTTGCTGGAATTTTGTTTTCCATAGGAGTTCTAGGGGTTCTCATTCGCAGAAACATTGTGATCATTTTTATGTCTGTGGAACTGATACTGAATTCCGTGAATTTAGTTTTTGTTACATTTTCCAAAGCTCTTTCCCATATTTCTGGTGAAACCATTGTTTTCTTTGTGATGGCAATCGCGGCGGCAGAAGCAGCGGTTGGACTGGCGCTTGTCATTGCCATTTTCCGGCATAAAAAATCCACCAATGTGGATGAACTCCAATCGATGAGATGGTAA
- the nuoL gene encoding NADH-quinone oxidoreductase subunit L: MLDLFPLVVLLPLLGFLHNGLLKNRIPHRFAGAIGTLAVFLPFLITLGAFNEFRPMERTAPHLVPVFDWIVVGNFKSSFGYQIDQLSLYMTLIITGIGSLIHLYSMGYMKGNLGYNRFFAYLNLFIFCMLNLVLSDNLALTFLGWEGVGLSSYLLIGFDYDKSSAAEAGMKAFILNRIGDVGFILGTGFLFWIGGSLQYLQLQTNLSEMSEFANYANIIALFFFIAAMGKSAQIPLYVWLPDAMAGPTPVSALIHAATMVTAGIFLIARLNFVFLLAPETSLFIACIGAVTALFAATIGTLQNDIKKILAYSTVSQLGFMFLAMGSMSYVAGLFHLMTHAFFKALLFLGAGSVIHALHHEQNIKQMGGLFGKIKITSFTFLLGTLAIAGFFPFSGFFSKDLILEKAYTYGAYGSILWTMGIVAAFFTSFYMFRLVFVVFFGKDNTDPHHKIHESPWTMTLPLVVLAIGAVFAGFLQTPHFFLHIDTLERFFAPVLNKGYELASLQGSLADHKSLVHEVELSLAGFSVAIGTVGLILAYFLYQKKGTPVSEEHTGFRKILFHKYYIDEIYDFVFVRPFLFLSRGVAFFVDIKVIDRFFLGIGGSFGIIANGLRRLQSGFIGDYALYVVIGTFCILVYLLTRGV; encoded by the coding sequence ATGTTAGATTTATTTCCGTTAGTTGTTCTTCTTCCTCTCCTAGGTTTTTTACATAATGGTTTATTAAAGAATCGAATTCCTCATCGGTTTGCAGGTGCGATCGGAACCTTAGCAGTGTTCCTTCCTTTTCTTATCACCTTAGGTGCGTTTAACGAGTTTCGACCGATGGAACGAACGGCTCCTCATTTGGTTCCTGTATTTGATTGGATTGTGGTTGGAAATTTTAAATCTTCCTTTGGATACCAAATTGACCAACTTTCCCTATATATGACTCTCATCATCACAGGAATCGGGTCCCTCATCCACTTGTATTCGATGGGTTATATGAAAGGGAATTTGGGATACAACCGTTTCTTTGCTTATTTGAATTTATTCATTTTTTGTATGTTAAACCTAGTACTCAGTGATAACTTAGCGCTTACCTTTCTTGGTTGGGAAGGAGTGGGTCTTTCTTCTTATTTACTCATTGGTTTTGACTATGACAAAAGTTCGGCGGCGGAAGCTGGGATGAAGGCTTTCATTCTGAACCGAATTGGGGATGTGGGTTTTATTTTAGGGACTGGATTTCTCTTTTGGATTGGGGGAAGTTTACAATACCTACAACTACAAACTAACTTAAGTGAGATGAGTGAGTTTGCAAATTACGCCAATATCATAGCCTTGTTTTTCTTTATTGCTGCTATGGGAAAATCAGCTCAGATTCCACTTTATGTATGGCTTCCTGATGCCATGGCAGGTCCCACTCCCGTATCGGCTCTGATCCATGCCGCTACCATGGTGACTGCGGGAATTTTCCTTATTGCAAGACTCAATTTTGTATTTTTACTCGCGCCAGAAACTTCACTCTTTATCGCCTGTATTGGTGCCGTCACTGCTCTCTTTGCGGCAACGATTGGTACCTTACAAAACGATATCAAAAAAATCCTCGCATACTCTACAGTTTCTCAACTTGGTTTTATGTTTCTTGCTATGGGAAGTATGAGTTATGTAGCGGGTTTATTCCATTTAATGACACATGCATTCTTTAAAGCTTTGTTATTTCTTGGTGCAGGTTCTGTGATCCATGCTCTCCATCATGAACAAAATATCAAACAGATGGGCGGGCTCTTTGGTAAAATCAAAATCACTTCCTTTACTTTTTTACTGGGAACCTTGGCCATTGCCGGCTTTTTTCCCTTCTCTGGATTTTTCTCCAAAGATTTGATCTTAGAAAAAGCTTACACTTATGGAGCTTACGGTTCCATCCTTTGGACTATGGGAATTGTTGCGGCCTTTTTTACTTCGTTTTATATGTTCCGTCTGGTATTTGTTGTTTTCTTTGGTAAAGACAATACAGACCCGCATCATAAAATACATGAATCTCCTTGGACTATGACCTTACCACTGGTTGTTTTAGCAATTGGTGCAGTGTTTGCCGGGTTTTTACAAACTCCCCATTTCTTTTTACATATTGATACCTTGGAAAGATTCTTTGCTCCTGTCTTAAACAAAGGATATGAGTTGGCATCGCTACAAGGAAGTCTTGCCGATCACAAATCTCTCGTCCACGAGGTAGAACTTTCCCTTGCTGGTTTTTCGGTGGCGATTGGAACTGTGGGACTCATCCTCGCATACTTTCTTTACCAAAAAAAAGGAACACCAGTTTCAGAAGAACATACGGGATTTCGAAAGATCCTATTTCATAAATACTATATCGATGAAATCTACGACTTTGTTTTTGTTCGCCCCTTTCTTTTCCTTTCGCGGGGAGTGGCTTTCTTTGTGGATATCAAAGTGATCGATCGATTTTTTCTAGGTATTGGTGGAAGTTTCGGTATCATTGCCAATGGCCTTCGCAGGCTCCAATCGGGTTTTATTGGAGATTATGCTCTGTATGTAGTCATTGGTACATTTTGTATTTTAGTGTATTTATTAACGAGGGGGGTGTAA
- a CDS encoding NuoM family protein: protein MPEQILSIIIFLPIVSSLLIVFQKRVGNVVLISALSSAFTTILSVGLFFFFDPSLSGLQFVHWIPDWILSGKLSVDYHVGLDGISLLLFALTAFMFFLSSLASWSNIPKKIKEFHICLLVLETAVLGVFAAGNLVLYYVFWELMVLPMVLMIGIWGGEERTKAALKYFLFSMAGSLFMLGGILTLYFKTGKTSIESLATASLGMYSEPLQWFLFFSFFLAFAIKIPLFPFHTWMPDVHTQAPTVGSVDLAGVLLKIGAYGFIRFCIPFFPEQSLLSQNWIQILAVIGIVYGSMAALVQTDIKRIIAYSSLSHLGFCILGLFSFTNEGVVGGMLQMVSHGVSTGMIFLMIGMVYERAHTRNIAEFGGLAKQMPVFSTFFLIAILSSVGLPGTNGFVGEFLILMGAIKSNVWLGGIAATGVVLGALYLLWFVKRFLFGVSKTIQAKPYKDLSFREVGILSPLVVFIFWIGIYPKPFLEILQSSSNVYLNSASVQSIAERKDVQKDFFGGASSRQFSDYSSLGKEPLSFEERLGSFQSKYALPTFVSLKTNPPNLNENLDNLEKSIESDFELEPTPKGTIGN from the coding sequence GTGCCGGAACAAATTCTTTCCATCATAATCTTTTTACCAATCGTTTCCTCTTTACTCATTGTCTTTCAAAAACGAGTAGGGAATGTGGTTTTGATTTCTGCTCTCTCTTCTGCATTCACAACCATCCTTTCTGTGGGATTGTTTTTCTTTTTTGATCCTTCTTTGTCGGGATTACAATTTGTCCATTGGATTCCAGATTGGATTTTATCTGGAAAACTCAGTGTGGATTACCATGTAGGTCTCGATGGTATCTCGCTTTTACTTTTTGCACTCACTGCATTTATGTTCTTTCTTTCGAGTCTTGCCTCTTGGTCCAATATTCCTAAAAAAATCAAAGAGTTCCATATTTGCCTGCTCGTTTTAGAAACTGCCGTCCTTGGTGTTTTTGCTGCGGGTAACTTGGTTCTTTACTATGTATTTTGGGAACTTATGGTTTTACCAATGGTTCTTATGATTGGAATTTGGGGTGGGGAAGAAAGAACCAAAGCCGCTCTCAAATACTTTTTATTCTCTATGGCTGGCTCCTTGTTTATGTTAGGTGGAATTCTGACCCTTTACTTCAAAACAGGTAAAACATCGATTGAGTCTTTAGCAACGGCAAGTCTTGGAATGTATTCGGAACCTCTGCAATGGTTTTTGTTTTTTAGTTTTTTTCTGGCATTCGCCATTAAAATTCCACTTTTTCCTTTCCATACTTGGATGCCAGATGTCCACACCCAAGCACCTACTGTGGGTTCGGTGGATTTGGCGGGAGTATTACTAAAGATTGGAGCTTATGGTTTTATTCGCTTTTGTATTCCTTTTTTCCCTGAACAAAGTTTATTATCACAAAATTGGATTCAGATCCTTGCAGTGATTGGTATTGTTTATGGTTCTATGGCTGCCCTAGTCCAAACCGATATCAAACGAATCATTGCTTATAGTTCTTTATCACATTTAGGTTTTTGTATCTTAGGGCTCTTCTCTTTCACAAACGAAGGGGTTGTGGGTGGAATGTTGCAAATGGTATCTCATGGTGTTTCCACGGGTATGATCTTTCTTATGATTGGTATGGTCTATGAAAGAGCTCATACTAGAAACATTGCTGAGTTCGGTGGACTTGCCAAACAAATGCCGGTGTTCTCCACCTTCTTTCTCATTGCTATATTGTCTTCTGTGGGCCTTCCGGGAACCAATGGATTTGTGGGTGAGTTTCTGATCCTTATGGGAGCTATCAAATCCAATGTATGGCTCGGTGGAATTGCGGCCACCGGAGTGGTACTTGGTGCCCTCTACCTTCTTTGGTTTGTGAAACGATTCCTTTTTGGGGTGAGTAAAACCATTCAAGCAAAACCATATAAAGATTTAAGTTTCCGCGAAGTGGGAATTCTTTCTCCACTCGTTGTTTTTATTTTTTGGATTGGAATTTATCCAAAACCTTTTTTAGAAATTTTACAATCCTCATCGAATGTCTATTTGAATTCGGCCTCGGTCCAGTCCATTGCCGAAAGAAAAGACGTACAAAAAGATTTTTTTGGCGGAGCATCGAGCCGACAATTTTCCGATTATTCTAGTTTGGGAAAAGAACCACTTTCGTTTGAAGAAAGGTTGGGATCTTTCCAATCGAAGTATGCCCTTCCTACTTTTGTTTCCTTAAAAACAAATCCACCAAACTTGAACGAAAACTTAGACAATTTGGAAAAATCCATTGAGTCTGATTTTGAATTGGAACCAACACCGAAAGGGACAATAGGAAACTAA
- a CDS encoding NADH-quinone oxidoreductase subunit N gives MSYTPSSNDLIAISPMLILCGVALLSLVVQFLIPKEEDSKPLWILSILGILGAMYALYHTTSSPGYGKFFGSQISISPLTVWLSAIYLIAGLVTLLIAPPFLAQHKTLFPEFFPLILFCLSGMMFLTSGYDFIVIFVGLEILSLSLYVMIGMARTSVSSLESAMKYFLLGTFSSGFMLLGIAFLYGGSGTTNLDGALRGLFLKGYESNFSKLGFGLFLVGVSFKAALVPFHSWTPDVYEGAQTPITGFMASAGKASALGLFIVLFNHIPMGEMGNSWKYLMGVIALVSMTWGNIVALKQENLKRMLAYSSISHAGYIVAGIVCGAGLEALYYLFSYSLLNLAAFAIISYLEQGKHEVTVNGISHLSGEHPLTALSLSIIFLSFAGFPPLIGFWTKLFLLQKIAESDLLFNRILLFGAVANSCVAFYYYMKITIQSYMKQETGAVAGVRDLPAMPTLGFLVFLLSLFFTAGWLFFQPGALL, from the coding sequence ATGTCATATACTCCTTCTTCCAATGACCTAATCGCAATATCACCCATGCTCATTCTTTGTGGAGTTGCCTTACTCTCACTTGTGGTTCAATTCCTAATCCCTAAAGAAGAAGACTCCAAACCTTTGTGGATTCTTTCTATTTTGGGAATTCTTGGAGCCATGTATGCTTTGTATCATACCACTAGTTCTCCGGGTTATGGAAAATTCTTTGGATCACAGATTTCTATAAGTCCCTTAACTGTATGGCTGAGTGCAATTTATTTGATTGCGGGGCTTGTCACTCTTCTCATTGCTCCTCCGTTTTTAGCTCAGCACAAAACTTTGTTCCCTGAGTTTTTTCCTCTGATACTTTTTTGTTTGTCAGGAATGATGTTTTTAACCTCAGGATATGATTTTATCGTCATCTTTGTGGGATTAGAAATCTTATCTCTTTCTCTTTATGTAATGATTGGGATGGCGAGAACTTCCGTTTCTTCTTTAGAGAGTGCGATGAAATACTTTTTACTTGGAACTTTTAGTTCGGGGTTTATGTTACTGGGAATTGCCTTTTTGTATGGTGGATCAGGAACTACTAACTTAGACGGTGCCTTAAGGGGTCTTTTTTTAAAAGGGTATGAATCCAATTTTTCTAAATTAGGATTTGGACTCTTTTTAGTGGGAGTTTCTTTTAAGGCGGCTCTTGTTCCTTTCCACTCCTGGACACCAGATGTTTATGAAGGGGCTCAAACACCAATCACTGGTTTTATGGCCAGTGCTGGGAAAGCATCGGCTCTTGGACTTTTTATCGTATTATTCAATCATATCCCTATGGGTGAGATGGGAAATTCATGGAAATACCTGATGGGAGTGATTGCTCTTGTTTCCATGACTTGGGGAAACATTGTAGCTCTAAAACAAGAAAATCTCAAACGAATGTTAGCCTATTCGTCAATTTCTCATGCAGGATATATTGTTGCTGGAATTGTTTGTGGGGCAGGACTTGAGGCTTTGTATTATCTTTTTTCCTATTCCCTTTTGAATTTAGCTGCCTTTGCCATCATCTCCTACTTAGAACAGGGAAAACATGAAGTGACCGTCAATGGGATTTCTCATTTAAGCGGAGAACACCCGTTAACTGCACTTTCACTTTCGATTATCTTTTTATCCTTTGCTGGTTTTCCACCTCTCATTGGATTTTGGACCAAACTTTTCCTTTTACAAAAGATTGCAGAATCGGATTTGTTATTCAACCGGATCCTTCTTTTTGGTGCTGTGGCAAACTCTTGTGTGGCATTTTATTACTATATGAAAATCACGATCCAATCCTATATGAAACAAGAAACAGGGGCGGTGGCAGGAGTCCGAGACCTTCCTGCGATGCCAACTTTGGGATTTCTCGTATTTTTACTTAGTTTGTTTTTTACGGCGGGATGGCTCTTTTTCCAACCAGGTGCCTTGCTTTAA
- a CDS encoding cupin domain-containing protein codes for MATIQRKTETLQDADAIKAFLVSKGLVYEFYKTPESLDLILGQKGLSDAEKAEVLSGLEYRFDKLKKEHGYKANDLVVLHDEVPGIQDMLAKFDKLHIHTDEEVRYIIDGSGIFGFIIDGERFEVHVSKGDFLSIPANTNHWFTLDKNLRIKAVRYFKDNSGWTPVYVDESKVLINA; via the coding sequence ATGGCAACCATTCAAAGAAAGACAGAAACTCTCCAAGATGCAGATGCGATCAAGGCGTTCCTTGTTTCCAAGGGACTTGTGTATGAATTTTATAAAACACCAGAATCTCTGGATTTGATCCTTGGCCAAAAGGGCCTAAGTGATGCCGAAAAAGCAGAAGTTCTTTCTGGATTGGAATACCGATTTGACAAACTAAAAAAAGAACATGGCTATAAGGCCAACGATCTTGTAGTCCTTCATGATGAAGTTCCTGGAATCCAAGATATGTTAGCTAAATTTGATAAACTTCATATCCATACAGACGAAGAAGTGCGTTATATCATCGATGGAAGTGGTATTTTCGGATTTATTATTGATGGGGAAAGATTTGAAGTCCACGTCAGTAAGGGAGATTTTCTTTCCATCCCAGCCAATACCAACCACTGGTTTACCCTAGACAAAAACTTAAGAATCAAAGCGGTTCGTTACTTCAAAGACAATTCAGGATGGACTCCTGTTTATGTGGATGAATCCAAAGTATTGATTAATGCTTAA
- the recJ gene encoding single-stranded-DNA-specific exonuclease RecJ — MHHVTKVHFGPLLSEVRTKVDSKRPLLRYLVDKREGLRTIHPKELLSSDFSCLHSPFSLPDISNAVELLVRFAKEGKKILLYGDRDSDGVSSTCLLAFFLKSHPKFSGINLEVMVSSESDPYGLCKEALVKIKKAKPDLLVTLDFGSSQADEIEELTKTGIQVIVLDHHEVPIRIPTNCALVNPRRTDSIYPEKKICTAVLSFKLVSAILFRLSDEFQLVYKKIQMDETTDKKEILYFQNGMRISEEVYSSLSLPEESILPYPEDFVTSIPVGDERKLFYYQCSRIPDFFSGLEEETDLAGIGTITDMMPLTGENRHFVKLALESLTKLYVGDKKRKGLSELLKELKLNPHGITTKDLGWSIGPVLNSAGRMGKTEEAVSLLLSETTLDAKTKAKQLLSINEERKERTKRNMDRVERYFARKPERTSNEIVFCYEPDMEPGVSGIVATRMVDTYKKPAIFLAPDNGDARGSIRSYGQENVLELLESLSSHFLHFGGHPEAGGFSIQLDKIPAFESALYTTAKDWLSKDKERSTVHSIETDFTVLTEEMGERLLKEWKDLEPFGQGNPDIKLAIRNAKAIHLTPLSAGKHVRFHLIGSGSLKYMIWNKGEEFQKFMSEHGSFDLVGSLEENFYQGRTTLQFIVEWFGIAAENSAD, encoded by the coding sequence TTGCATCATGTAACAAAGGTTCACTTCGGACCACTGTTGTCTGAAGTACGGACCAAAGTTGATTCCAAAAGGCCCCTATTACGTTACTTAGTCGATAAAAGAGAGGGCCTACGTACTATCCATCCCAAGGAACTCCTGAGTTCCGACTTTTCTTGTCTTCATTCCCCCTTCTCTCTCCCCGATATTTCAAATGCAGTCGAACTCTTAGTTCGTTTTGCAAAAGAGGGGAAAAAAATCCTTTTGTATGGCGATCGTGATTCGGATGGAGTGAGCTCCACTTGTCTTCTCGCCTTCTTTTTAAAATCCCATCCAAAGTTTTCTGGTATCAACTTAGAGGTGATGGTATCTTCCGAAAGTGATCCTTATGGCCTTTGCAAAGAAGCCCTGGTCAAAATCAAAAAAGCAAAACCAGACCTTTTGGTTACATTAGATTTTGGTTCCAGCCAAGCGGATGAAATTGAAGAATTAACAAAAACTGGGATCCAAGTCATTGTTCTTGACCACCATGAAGTTCCTATACGAATTCCAACTAACTGCGCTTTGGTGAACCCTAGAAGAACTGATTCAATCTATCCAGAAAAAAAAATCTGTACCGCTGTTTTGTCGTTCAAACTCGTGTCTGCAATTCTCTTCCGATTGAGTGATGAGTTCCAATTAGTCTATAAAAAGATTCAGATGGATGAGACAACCGACAAAAAAGAGATTCTCTACTTCCAAAATGGAATGAGGATTTCAGAAGAGGTCTATTCTTCCTTATCATTGCCAGAGGAATCCATTTTACCTTACCCAGAAGATTTTGTAACTTCCATCCCCGTTGGTGACGAAAGGAAACTTTTCTACTACCAATGTTCACGGATTCCTGATTTTTTTTCCGGACTCGAAGAGGAAACAGATCTTGCAGGAATTGGAACTATTACTGATATGATGCCCCTCACCGGAGAGAACCGGCATTTTGTAAAATTGGCCCTAGAGTCTCTCACCAAACTCTACGTAGGTGATAAAAAAAGAAAAGGACTCTCGGAACTTCTAAAAGAACTAAAACTCAATCCTCACGGAATCACCACCAAAGACTTAGGTTGGTCGATTGGCCCGGTCCTCAATTCCGCAGGACGAATGGGGAAAACCGAGGAGGCGGTCTCCTTACTTCTCTCCGAAACAACTTTGGATGCCAAAACCAAAGCCAAACAATTATTATCCATCAACGAAGAACGAAAAGAAAGGACCAAACGGAATATGGACCGAGTGGAAAGGTATTTTGCTCGCAAACCCGAAAGGACAAGTAATGAAATTGTGTTTTGTTACGAACCGGATATGGAACCTGGTGTCAGTGGGATCGTGGCCACAAGAATGGTGGATACCTATAAAAAACCTGCAATCTTTTTGGCACCTGACAATGGTGATGCGAGAGGAAGCATTCGTTCCTATGGACAAGAGAATGTTCTGGAACTTTTAGAATCTTTATCCAGTCATTTTTTGCATTTTGGGGGCCATCCAGAAGCAGGTGGATTTTCCATCCAACTAGACAAAATCCCCGCTTTTGAATCTGCTTTGTATACCACTGCCAAAGATTGGTTATCTAAAGATAAAGAAAGGTCCACCGTTCACTCGATTGAAACTGACTTTACCGTTCTCACAGAAGAGATGGGAGAAAGACTTCTGAAAGAATGGAAGGACCTAGAACCCTTTGGACAAGGGAATCCCGATATCAAACTGGCCATTCGTAATGCAAAAGCCATCCACCTAACACCTCTGAGTGCGGGAAAACACGTCCGTTTTCATTTGATCGGAAGTGGGTCTTTAAAGTATATGATTTGGAATAAGGGAGAAGAGTTTCAAAAGTTTATGTCGGAACATGGAAGTTTTGATCTCGTGGGGAGTTTGGAAGAAAACTTTTATCAAGGAAGGACCACCCTGCAATTCATTGTAGAGTGGTTCGGAATTGCGGCGGAAAACTCCGCCGACTAA
- a CDS encoding polymer-forming cytoskeletal protein, producing the protein MKDESIDTIISDDITFRGTLSFNQTLKIKGQFKGTITSQGKLIIDETGDVEADVEVGSLVVHGNLKGNVDAKEKVELKKNGKVVGDIKTPGLEVEFGSKIIGNCIM; encoded by the coding sequence ATGAAAGACGAATCTATAGACACCATCATTAGCGACGACATCACGTTTCGTGGAACCCTTTCCTTCAACCAAACATTAAAAATCAAAGGTCAATTCAAAGGCACCATCACATCCCAAGGAAAGCTCATCATTGATGAAACTGGTGATGTAGAAGCCGATGTGGAAGTAGGAAGCCTTGTGGTTCACGGAAACCTAAAAGGAAACGTAGACGCAAAAGAAAAAGTGGAACTTAAAAAAAATGGTAAGGTCGTAGGTGATATCAAAACACCGGGACTCGAAGTAGAATTCGGTTCCAAAATTATTGGCAATTGCATCATGTAA